The Lacrimispora xylanolytica genome has a segment encoding these proteins:
- a CDS encoding CD3324 family protein, which yields MRYQKASEIMPEELVEMIQKYIDGEYIYIPRKQENKRTWGEGTGAREERCRRDRSIFRDYASGTCVSVLAERYYLSEKSIQRIVLQERRNMEKAKHQR from the coding sequence ATGCGCTATCAGAAAGCAAGTGAGATCATGCCAGAGGAACTGGTGGAAATGATCCAGAAGTATATAGACGGGGAATATATTTATATTCCAAGAAAACAGGAAAACAAAAGGACCTGGGGAGAGGGAACCGGTGCCAGAGAAGAGAGATGCCGGCGTGATCGTTCAATCTTTCGGGATTACGCATCCGGCACCTGCGTCAGTGTCCTTGCAGAACGATATTACCTATCGGAGAAAAGCATTCAGAGAATCGTGCTGCAGGAAAGAAGAAATATGGAAAAGGCAAAGCATCAAAGATGA
- a CDS encoding DUF1062 domain-containing protein translates to MNQNLRNQWTIVPKELPSILKNCSRCKEKKEFKNSGRFRVNANGSHLDIWLIFRCECCDTTYNLTVLERIEAGRVNKEEYKGFLRNSKELAVKYGNDKEIFTKNKAEMSQNCIEYQVIHKEMECTCNIEGIMEVELRIPAGFDLRLDALLVRQFSISRSHAKRWCENGYVRSNGKPLSHKSKVRDFMVLQILLEDQASLTNT, encoded by the coding sequence ATGAATCAGAATTTACGGAACCAGTGGACTATTGTGCCGAAAGAGCTGCCGTCCATCTTAAAAAACTGTTCCAGGTGCAAAGAAAAAAAGGAATTTAAAAACAGCGGTAGATTCCGGGTCAATGCCAATGGAAGTCATCTTGATATTTGGCTGATCTTCCGTTGTGAATGCTGCGATACCACCTATAATCTGACGGTACTGGAGCGGATAGAAGCAGGGCGGGTGAATAAGGAAGAATACAAAGGATTTTTAAGGAATTCCAAAGAACTGGCAGTGAAATATGGCAATGACAAAGAGATTTTTACGAAGAATAAAGCTGAAATGTCACAGAACTGCATCGAATACCAGGTAATCCATAAGGAGATGGAATGCACCTGCAACATAGAGGGGATCATGGAAGTGGAATTACGGATACCTGCCGGATTCGATTTGAGATTGGATGCCCTGCTGGTCCGGCAGTTTTCCATTTCCAGAAGCCATGCAAAGAGATGGTGTGAAAATGGATATGTCCGATCCAATGGAAAACCCCTGTCCCATAAAAGCAAAGTCAGAGACTTCATGGTGCTTCAGATTCTTCTAGAGGACCAGGCTTCATTGACAAATACTTAA
- a CDS encoding pentapeptide repeat-containing protein, whose protein sequence is MAQKLLAPILNGEMEWVYEEADQLFLQKEEEEAVRHTLIKNIHMTGEELSHMRFYSVIFENCSFQDCSFLRGEFNDVVFRSCDVSNSVFTDSYFNRTELSHCKGMGAIFGGSTILHMKVTNCNLDYANFDSSKLEHVHFLESQLRGSFLTQCHFKDVIWNGADLERASFFKTLLRGTDFTTSNIKGLILSDDAKEISGAVVDLYQAAELSRYLGVTIKS, encoded by the coding sequence ATGGCCCAGAAATTACTTGCGCCCATTTTAAATGGAGAAATGGAATGGGTGTATGAAGAGGCTGACCAGCTTTTTCTTCAAAAAGAGGAGGAAGAAGCGGTCAGACACACGCTCATTAAAAATATTCATATGACAGGGGAAGAGCTTTCTCATATGCGCTTTTACTCCGTTATATTTGAAAATTGCAGCTTTCAGGACTGCAGTTTTTTGCGGGGAGAATTTAACGATGTGGTCTTTCGCTCCTGTGATGTTTCAAACAGTGTATTTACAGACAGCTATTTTAACCGGACGGAGCTGAGTCACTGCAAAGGAATGGGGGCCATATTTGGGGGGAGCACCATTCTTCACATGAAAGTTACAAACTGTAACCTTGATTATGCAAATTTTGATTCCTCTAAGCTGGAGCATGTCCACTTTTTGGAAAGCCAGCTGCGGGGCAGCTTTTTGACCCAGTGCCATTTTAAGGATGTCATCTGGAATGGGGCGGACTTAGAGAGAGCCAGCTTTTTTAAAACCCTGCTAAGAGGAACCGACTTTACCACCAGCAATATTAAAGGTTTGATTCTTTCTGATGATGCCAAGGAGATAAGTGGAGCTGTTGTTGATTTATATCAGGCAGCAGAGCTTTCCAGATATCTTGGAGTTACCATTAAGAGCTAA